The Punica granatum isolate Tunisia-2019 chromosome 4, ASM765513v2, whole genome shotgun sequence sequence ttctccttgaGTTTAGTTGACTTATGTGCAAACACCTTGTGGTAGATTTATTTATAGGCTGCATGAGGGATGCAGAGCGCAGTAAACCTCTTCATTTGAAGTGGACTTGGATGTTGGCTAACTGCTTTTTATCTATAGGATGCTTTTATCTAGCTGCTCATCAGGATGTAACTGTGGAAATTTGTGCATTAATAAACCATTTCAGCATCGACCTATAAAGAAGATGAAATTGGTGCAGGTACATTCAAACAGATTATAGTTGTCCTTTTGTTAGCCTATTCATGTTCATTGAATTAATCTAAAAGGCttagtgcgtttggatttagagttgagttgagttgagttttggttttaattggtttgtaatgattgtattgttgaattatgagaaaaaatgtgaaaaaataataaataattgagagaaaataatgattgtgtcgttgaattgtgaaaaagtaataaatagttgagaaaatttaatattaaaaattgaattgaatggttaaaaaaattttaaaaatgaaaaaaagtaatgattgtgatgttgaattgaagataagaggagttgagttgagttgagttgaaaattttttaaaaaacaaacacattaGTGTTTGTGCTTAATTTCTAAAGTGatctttttcctttcaaaatCAAGCTCTTTCACTGCTTTCTTTACTTTGATCTTCTTGACTGGCGCGTGAGATTCATCAATTTAGGATGTATATTGAAGTCTGCCCTTATTCTTTTTTACTATCATGAATCCCTTGTTCCCGTTGTCCCTTGTTGCATTAAATCATAATCTGAAGCAAGATACATTTTGTAGACTGAAAAATGTGGCTCTGGGGTTGTGGCAGATGAAGATATTAACAAGGGAGAGTTTGTTATTGAATATGTCGGAGAAAGTGAGTTTGCTTCCTGCTTGTTCACTCTTCAATAGCCAGTTTTGTTTCCTGTTTTCCAATATCAAATGTATTTAGGGAAGCTTTAGATGAAAAGAAGATGCAAGGGTTGATTGGTTTTATTTCTCTGTTGTTGCAGTAATAGATGACAAAACTTGTGAGGAAAGGCTTTGGGATATGAAACGTCGAGGAGAGACAAATTTTTATCTCTGTGAAATAAATAGAGACATGGTCATTGATGCTACATACAAGGGAAACAAGTCAAGATATATAAATCATAGCTGTTCCCCAAACACTGAGATGCAGAAATGGTTCTACTTCGATCCAATCTGCTTTTCTTGTTGATACGTTGCAATATCAACTCTAGCCTGACATAATTGGTGTTTCTGTCTTGCAAGGATAATAGATGGTGAAACAAGAATTGGAATATTTGCAACTCGAGACATCAAAAAGGGCGAACATCTGACCTATGATTATCAGTATGTGCACTTATTGAATTCTTTATCTCGTGCACTATGACATTTGTGATCAGGgttttattgtaattatatgtgttACTATTTCCCTCTTGAAAGTTTTGATTGGTTATTCTGGTACTCGCTTTCCTTTTCCTGAGTTCGGACATGTGTTTGGCAGGTTTGTGCAGTTTGGTGCAGATCAAGATTGCCACTGTGGGGCTGTCAGCTGTAGGAGAAAGCTCGGTGTAAAACCTACCAAACCTAAAACATCTTCCGAAGCTGCTCTGAAGCTAGTAGCATGCCAGGTGGCAGTGTCCTCTCCCAAACTGAAGGCGATTTTATCAGGAAATAATGTATGTATCTGATTCGTTTtgatattatttactttaattCATGCATTGAAAATCAACAAAGTGAAAAGAAGAACCCAACTGGGAATCACTTTAtctggaaaaaggaaaagacaaATTCAACTGGGGAATAACTGTTTGCATCATTTTGAGCAACTTAAGTTTCTCGAGGGAGTATGTTGTCGTTGCCTTTGTTAATTTGTTCACTTGAACATCATTTATTGCTCAAattcttctgttttttttccctataaaTGCGCATCTTGCATTTTGATCATAAGAGTGATTAGACTGTTGTCTCTTTTAAAGGTTTACCAGAATGGAGGTTTGAATGCAGGTGACATCTCTTCTTCTGGTTGTGGATTTATTAAAGTAA is a genomic window containing:
- the LOC116204763 gene encoding histone-lysine N-methyltransferase ASHH3-like isoform X2; the protein is MPQHHGGLVARFRRVFYLLINEVGDPVEFELPDRFSKWKFTPYKFIRRNIYLTKKIKKRLEDDGIFCSCSPSPGSSVVCDRDCHCGMLLSSCSSGCNCGNLCINKPFQHRPIKKMKLVQTEKCGSGVVADEDINKGEFVIEYVGEIIDDKTCEERLWDMKRRGETNFYLCEINRDMVIDATYKGNKSRYINHSCSPNTEMQKWIIDGETRIGIFATRDIKKGEHLTYDYQFVQFGADQDCHCGAVSCRRKLGVKPTKPKTSSEAALKLVACQVAVSSPKLKAILSGNNVYQNGGLNAGSSQWNHNRQTVRSSNCIGQVVRFNRPGGQGLWGYIDRFDEHSGKHAVLLDDGIIKFFDMSKEDWEIMTL
- the LOC116204763 gene encoding histone-lysine N-methyltransferase ASHH3-like isoform X1 → MCLTLEFSLSASGRYRFEVRRSTPLDSMPQHHGGLVARFRRVFYLLINEVGDPVEFELPDRFSKWKFTPYKFIRRNIYLTKKIKKRLEDDGIFCSCSPSPGSSVVCDRDCHCGMLLSSCSSGCNCGNLCINKPFQHRPIKKMKLVQTEKCGSGVVADEDINKGEFVIEYVGEIIDDKTCEERLWDMKRRGETNFYLCEINRDMVIDATYKGNKSRYINHSCSPNTEMQKWIIDGETRIGIFATRDIKKGEHLTYDYQFVQFGADQDCHCGAVSCRRKLGVKPTKPKTSSEAALKLVACQVAVSSPKLKAILSGNNVYQNGGLNAGSSQWNHNRQTVRSSNCIGQVVRFNRPGGQGLWGYIDRFDEHSGKHAVLLDDGIIKFFDMSKEDWEIMTL